A stretch of DNA from Ricinus communis isolate WT05 ecotype wild-type chromosome 4, ASM1957865v1, whole genome shotgun sequence:
CCAAAATCAACCCCTTGCTCCCTGACTGTGCCCTCAccagtgctgagccaccaAGGGCCATGCTGGGGGTCGTGGTGGCCTCGAAAACCGTGccaaaaatctaaatttgaagatcaagcagcactataattccataaaagaaaaagcatatCACATAATTATCCAGCGTACAGGGTGAAAGAGAAGACAAATGTagagaataatataaatgtagtgtataggtgtaaatcatgaacaaaaggttaaggctcaaaattggttgatcaatggaaacaaagggtaggcttttggccaaatatGGTGAATtctaagttgcccaaatcatttAGTGGTAtccaaaaattcatgtaacctcaacaagcattacagagcaagttctagaaataatattaagtatAGCGCACAATCAAACAAGAGAAATCATGAGCATAAttgcaatggatgctcaaattttagttcaaaaactcacgtttgaagtggctaaaatttaCAATTGGCTCCCAAACtgatcaattgaatcatcacataaatggtataagaaattgacataatcaaagttcaaagataaAGGCTAGAAATTTACAAAGAACTCAAGCAGCACCAATTTAACCCGGCCAAAGTGACATATTGAACAaagtgaaattgctttccaagaataaaaattgagaGGGATAATCAATTACAAGTATgttaattaaatcattaattacaaaagaacaaactaaGCTTAAGCGACATGAAGAACataggtcctaacatcctaacaatatACAACACCagtgatagcaatttcaaACACATCCAAAAGTcataagaaagagaagagaacaTACGGTTTACCCACACCCACCCTACACTTGAAGAACAAACTATCCTCAGTGTAAAACGAAGTGGGTACCCCGCATGGGatatacaaataaagaaagcaaaatcaataatatctagttacatgacatgtatgaaaaataaagtaaatcaacgcagaaaataaaaagaagatctGGGGGGATTGCCCTGATCATCCGCCGAGGCTGGTGGAGTGGAAATTCAGTGTGTCCTCAGAAGGagctgaaaatgaaaaataaaaaataatagaaactgaaaataaaaattaaataaaatatgaaaactaaaactaaaatactaaataaaagttggggtgcctcccaaaagtgcttctttttgtttctcgAGTCATTTAGTTGGATTTAGTGATAACTCCCTGCATGTGCGGGTTTGACATATGCTACGATTGAACTGCCAAGTTATGGATCCTTAGAATGTCAGCAATCCTCCAAGCAACCGCTTTTAGGTACTTCCTTTGAGAGGGCAATGTCATTTCCCTCACCTCGAGTGTCAAGTCTGCTGCTGGAATGATAGGCAGCCTGTTATCCTCATCCATATGCGCATAGTCAAGACACTGTGGAAGCTCTTTCAAATCGAGAACCAGCGATTTCTCAAGTGATGGCCTCAACTTCTGCACACCTATCATGTCAATCACAACAAACTCATCAGTATTGTTGCTTGGCTCGTTTGCTAACAAAAACTCAAGCTGCTCCAACATTTCCTCATTTGacagctcatgctcatctccCCTTGGCAAAGTGACTTGTAGAGGGTTCAACTAATACTTCCTATAACTGTGTCTCAATAGCATCGTCAAATACATTAATAGCATACACAACATTATTATGATCTAGAGACTGGCTTATGGAATTATGCAAGTCAAAGGTGACAGTCTCATCCCCTACCCTAAGTTTTAactttccatcacaaacatctatcATTGCCATAAATATTGCAAACAAAGGTCTACCTAGAATTAAGGGTACACTACTCTCACCGTCCATGTCCAAGATCACAAAATcaatatgaaatataaatttgtttacTTTTACTAGCACATTCTCTACAATACCCCTAGGATACTTAACAGATCTATCAGCTAACTGTATACTCATCCTAGTGGGCTTGGTCTCTCCCAACCATAACTCTACAAACAGGTTGTATGGTATTACATTTATGCTAGCCTCTAAATCAGCTAAAGCATCATTAACAGATAAGTTACCTATAACacaaggaatagtaaaactccctggatcatgTCGCTTTTCTGGTAACTTGTTTTGGAAAATTGTTGAACATTCCTTGTTTAGCGTCACGCGCTCCAAGTCCTCAAACTTCCTTTTGTTGTTAAGAATCTCATTTAAGAACTTCACATACCTAGGCATCTGCGAAATAACTTCAACAAAAGATAAGTTTATATGCAGTTGtttaaaattttccaataattTACCAAACTGCTGCTCGACTTGCGCTTGCTTTAATCCAACAGGATACGAAATTTTAGGCTGGTATTCCCTTAGTGGAATCTCCTTGGCCTCTTCCTTCTCTGGTTCCTTCGCCTTGGTAGCTTCAGCATTCCTGCTTGAATCTACCTGCATATCAACATCATTGTTAGTAATAGAAGAAGGACTAGGAACATGATTGCATTCacatgctccctcgggttgGACCCTGTAGTGCTAGGCAGAGTCCCTGGTTGCCTCTCAGCCAACATCCTAGAAATCTGGCCTATTTGAGTCTCAAAATTCTGAATGGAGGCCTactgattcctaagtgcactgtCTGTCTGCTGGAACCTATTGCCAGTAGAggacacaaacttcatcacCAACTCCTCGAGATTAGGCTTCTCCTGAGGTTGAGGTAGTTGGGATGTACCAGCCTACTACTGCGGCTGTTGCTGATGCAATCTCTGAAAACTTGGTGGTCCCTAGGCATTTTTTTTCCTCTAAtcgaagttgggatgattacGCCAACCTGGGTTGTATGTGTTGCTGGAGGAATTGTTCTGCTATCTAGGTGCATTACCCATATAGTCTACCCATTTAGGGTCAGCAGAAACAATAAAAGGTGGAGAATGAGAAGAAGTGGAAGGTGAAGCAAACATTCCTCCCACATTACAGTTTGTACTGTAGTGCGGGCCACTACAGAACTTGCAGCCAACCTGTACTGCATGAACCTGCATCTAGAGCTGGTCTATTTTCTTGGCCAAGAGCTCCACCTGAGCTACCAAGGTTACTGTAGAATCTAactggttgaccactccctacTAAACTAGCcgactcctagaggattgacactggtagttgttcatggctATCTCCTCTATCAGATTTTGCGCCTGCTCTGGCATCTTACTGTTCAGGGCCCCACCTGCTGCAACATCTACCATTTGCCTAGTAGTAAGGGTCAAACCGCTATAGAaagtctgaacctgcatccatactgGTAATCCGTGGTACGGGCAACATCGAAGCAAGTCCTTATACCTCTCCCAggcatcatacatgctctcatcatcGAACTGCACAAAaaaagatatgtcatttctcaaTCTAGTAGTTTTAGtaggaggaaagtacttatataaGAACTTCTCAGCCAAAGAACTCCAAGTCATAATAGTGTTGGCTGGAAGTgactgcaaccatctcttCCCTCAGTCGCTCAAAGAAGATGGAAACAGCCTCAATCGAATGGCATCTCTAGtcgttccatttatcttgaaggtattACAGATCTCTAAGAAATTGTCTATGTGAGCGTTTGGGTCCTCGCTCGGCAGTCCCCCAAATTGTATACTATTCTGGACCATTTACATCATGTTCGGCTTTATCTCGAAGTTATTAGCTCCCACAATGGTTGCAATATACTCAATCTGTGTCCTTGCAagagaaggtctagcaaactcgtacattgtCCTGTTTTCATCCACAGCCTGGTTGTTGTTATTGTCTCCCATCTCTGGTGGTCTATTCACAAGGGCTTCAATTTCTATCCGCGCCTCCTCCTCTTCTTGCATACACTTCCTCAAAAGACAGAGGGATCACTCTAGTTCAGCAAAAGGGTCTACAGGAGTAGGATTAGAGGTcctagtcataaactacctgaaattaAGAGGCAACAatcaaagaacataaaaatgaataaaagaataaagaatcaaaagacagaaaacaaaaatggctagagtaacataaacacaaattcactctagttcacacaGAGAGTCCCTGGCAgcagcgccaaaaacttgatgagCTATtgatgcagctacaatctaaggcagtgaacctatcgatgcagactagcactaatggcgagtatcgaggtcgtattctcgggaaagggtgagcCTAGAATTACTCCAGcatcttatgttatttaaCCTTAACTAATAGTGAAGAAGTTACTAATCTATGACTAGGTGCAAGCTAAATGATTAACTAAATGGCAAGCAATCTGCAAAGGTTTAATGAAACAGTCaaggaaagaaagcaaacccaaaggggacctaagctagttggatttcaACAAAGGTAGAAATtagattgattaccaattatgATTACCTGTGAGCgaattctaaattgaattcaatttccctctcgagaacaCTGAATTCCTAagcctaagaacctaaacgatggaatctcttcctaacgattgatttttggttagccttaagattaatccactgctattaagagttgttaattcttaatctggttagttaattacccttatctctaagtgattattaaccagttcttgctattcaaaattacaattacttaatgaatttctcaattacagaaagcaatctaaagaacacaattcacaacgtctcatgaataacgtgatatcttattaatactgaaagcaagaagaatacaagaattgataatcaaagtctcATGAACATGAAGTACAATCCAACAAACAaaggaaccctaatggattcagcAGCTCTATCTACTCATACtaatgaataaaacaaaataaacaacagatacataagagaaaattggaaacatctacacccttcttcttcaaatcagATGAACAGTCTTCAACCTCCAAGTCTGAATAATGAACctcaaattgcctcttgaatgccttaaaatccactcttgatcttcaatgcAATGCTTGAACCATTGAAATTTGTCCTTCAATGCATGAAATGGTCTCCCAAAGTCAAGCGTCAAAGTCTGGAAAGAGATGGCTCGCGTGCGTATATGAATTCCAAGGTCAGGAATGCCGAACTCCTcaaaacaaagtgaaaaaaacttatataattaattcagcacggccgtggtcaagcccgtgctggtcagcatgGGCCGAGTCCAGGGCGTGCTGAGCCTCCAAGTCCAAAATCAACCCCTCGCTACCTGACCATGCCCTCATCGGTGCTCATCCAtcacgggccgtgctggacGCCGTGGTGGCCTCAGAAATCGTGCCAGAAAGCCAAATTTGAAGATCTAAGGCcaatggttcagcacggctagagtccCGGCCGTGCTAATCAGCACTgccttgacctaggccgtgctcaaccttcaAAATGTGAGTCTTTCtccaattttgatgaattctaGTCCATTTTCACACGTATCGCCCTCAAACACTGATAATGTTCATCAATGATCAcctaaaacatgaaaggaaccaaaatacaggtgattctggcataaaacaagataaatatGCAAAATTACGCAAGTAATTAGGCATAGAAACATGTGTAACACAATGCACATCATTTTGCATGTCTCAATTTTGGGTTTTTGGGGTTTTAGACCCAAATTTAGGGTTTGC
This window harbors:
- the LOC125369837 gene encoding uncharacterized protein LOC125369837 encodes the protein MQVHAVQVGCKFCSGPHYSTNCNVGGMFASPSTSSHSPPFIVSADPKWVDSSRNAEATKAKEPEKEEAKEIPLREYQPKISYPVGLKQAQVEQQFGKLLENFKQLHINLSFVEVISQMPRYVKFLNEILNNKRKFEDLERVTLNKECSTIFQNKLPEKRHDPGSFTIPCVIGNLSVNDALADLEASINVIPYNLFVELWLGETKPTRMSIQLADRSVKYPRGIVENVLVKVNKFIFHIDFVILDMDGESSVPLILGRPLFAIFMAMIDVCDGKLKLRVGDETVTFDLHNSISQSLDHNNVVYAINVFDDAIETQL